The following proteins come from a genomic window of Methanocella conradii HZ254:
- a CDS encoding cation-translocating P-type ATPase — MEPPYYNKTVEETFEEAQTSPSGLTSVEARRRLSIYGPNTLEKGTVINPFYVFLHQFMDPLIYILIIAAGVTTFLGDWIDTGVIIAVIIIDAIIGFSQEIKAEQAVSALKTLTAPRARVIRNGHVEEVSGEELVPGDIVLLASGTRVPADLRLIESIHMEVDESTITGESLPVKKDTAALSVKGVAIGDIHNMAFMGTLVTSGRGQGIVVATGTKTQLGSISVEVARVKKTATPLQDRLSHLSSRIGIAILGLSIVAVALGIIIGERLIDMLLTGIALAVGAIPEGLPVVVTITLAIGVKRMADKNAIIRRLPAVETLGSTTVIASDKTGTMTRNEMTVVRAYAGGRHYRVSGVGYSPDGEILAEDKDDPRNNKALEMCLRAGLLANESDLEFDEDKKEYFPRGDPTEVGLIVSAMKGGLSEGQERVRYVELDELPFESERMYMASLHKDPGGEGNIAFIKGAPDRILGMCDRAMSDEGEEVEVDKGQVYSIVDSMGAEGLRVLAMAYKKFPPHITGIEPEMLSDGAVFLGLQGMYDPPREEVYEAIRQAKMSGIRVIMVTGDHKATALTIARKLGISGDGAALTGQELDAMTDDELYEAVGRVSVFSRVSPLHKLRIVQQLIRRGEVVAVTGDGVNDTPALKAAHIGVAMGKSGTDAAKETAEMIITDDNFASIFAAVKEGRVVFANIRKVVLFLLSSGFGQVIFILATLAMRLPLPLLPSQIIWMNLVTNGLQDVAMAFEPPEKGIEYQKPRPRGEPIISRLMAERLVVIGVVLALGTLAIYTWELERGVSIDKARTAALTTLVLYQLFNVFNARSETRSAFRMSPLSNPFLFFSIVASIIAQVAAIYWEPLQFMFRTTPLELADWLVIIPVAMTVILVVEAEKALRRLIKKG, encoded by the coding sequence ATGGAACCCCCCTACTACAATAAGACCGTCGAGGAGACGTTTGAGGAGGCCCAGACCTCCCCGTCCGGCCTGACCTCCGTTGAGGCGAGGCGAAGGCTCAGCATATACGGGCCCAACACTCTTGAAAAAGGCACCGTTATAAACCCTTTTTACGTTTTCCTCCACCAGTTCATGGATCCGCTCATATACATCCTCATAATCGCGGCAGGGGTGACCACCTTCCTGGGGGACTGGATTGACACAGGCGTCATCATAGCCGTTATCATAATTGATGCTATCATAGGCTTTTCACAGGAGATAAAGGCTGAGCAGGCTGTCAGCGCGCTAAAGACGCTCACTGCGCCTCGGGCGAGAGTGATCCGCAACGGCCACGTCGAGGAGGTGAGCGGCGAAGAGCTCGTTCCTGGAGACATTGTGCTTCTCGCATCCGGGACGCGAGTGCCCGCAGACCTCAGGCTCATCGAGTCCATCCACATGGAGGTGGACGAGTCGACCATAACAGGCGAGTCATTACCCGTAAAGAAGGACACGGCCGCGTTAAGCGTTAAAGGAGTTGCCATAGGCGATATCCACAACATGGCGTTCATGGGAACCCTTGTCACGTCAGGCCGGGGCCAGGGCATAGTGGTGGCGACGGGCACCAAGACGCAGCTTGGAAGCATTTCCGTCGAGGTAGCCCGTGTGAAGAAAACGGCGACGCCTTTGCAGGACAGGCTCAGCCATCTTAGCAGCAGGATAGGCATCGCTATCCTGGGCCTGTCTATCGTGGCGGTCGCGCTAGGCATCATTATCGGGGAAAGGCTTATCGATATGCTTCTGACGGGGATCGCCCTTGCGGTCGGGGCTATACCTGAAGGCCTGCCCGTGGTGGTCACGATAACGCTCGCCATCGGCGTCAAGAGGATGGCCGACAAGAACGCCATCATAAGGAGGCTCCCCGCCGTGGAGACGCTCGGCAGCACGACGGTGATAGCGTCGGATAAGACTGGCACGATGACGAGGAACGAGATGACAGTGGTGAGGGCCTATGCTGGGGGCAGGCATTACAGGGTGAGTGGCGTAGGGTATTCGCCTGACGGAGAAATATTGGCTGAGGACAAAGATGACCCCAGGAATAATAAAGCCCTGGAGATGTGCCTGCGTGCCGGCTTGCTTGCTAACGAGTCTGACCTGGAGTTCGACGAGGATAAGAAGGAGTATTTCCCTAGAGGCGACCCTACCGAGGTAGGGCTTATCGTTTCTGCCATGAAGGGTGGGCTTAGCGAAGGGCAGGAAAGGGTGAGATACGTTGAGCTGGACGAGCTCCCGTTCGAATCGGAGCGCATGTACATGGCGTCACTCCATAAAGACCCGGGCGGTGAGGGCAATATAGCGTTCATCAAGGGGGCCCCCGATCGTATACTGGGTATGTGCGATCGGGCGATGAGCGATGAGGGCGAAGAGGTGGAGGTCGATAAAGGGCAGGTGTACTCCATCGTGGATTCAATGGGCGCCGAGGGGCTGAGGGTGCTGGCAATGGCGTATAAAAAGTTTCCTCCTCACATTACCGGCATTGAGCCGGAAATGCTATCCGATGGGGCGGTCTTTCTGGGACTACAGGGCATGTATGACCCTCCAAGGGAGGAGGTGTATGAGGCCATTCGGCAGGCTAAGATGTCGGGTATAAGGGTGATAATGGTCACGGGTGACCATAAGGCCACGGCGCTAACCATAGCGCGGAAGCTCGGCATCTCCGGGGATGGCGCGGCGCTGACAGGCCAGGAGCTCGATGCGATGACGGACGACGAGCTATATGAAGCGGTAGGCCGGGTATCCGTATTTTCAAGGGTATCTCCCTTGCATAAGCTCCGCATCGTACAGCAGCTTATCAGGCGTGGCGAGGTGGTGGCCGTGACGGGCGATGGCGTCAACGACACCCCGGCCCTAAAGGCGGCACACATCGGGGTGGCCATGGGAAAGAGCGGCACAGATGCGGCCAAGGAGACGGCCGAGATGATAATCACGGACGATAACTTCGCCAGCATTTTCGCCGCCGTAAAGGAGGGCAGGGTGGTCTTCGCAAACATCCGTAAGGTCGTGCTGTTCCTGCTATCGAGCGGCTTCGGGCAGGTCATATTCATATTAGCTACGCTGGCCATGCGCCTGCCATTGCCGCTGCTTCCCTCTCAAATAATATGGATGAACCTCGTTACCAATGGCCTTCAGGACGTGGCGATGGCCTTCGAGCCGCCTGAAAAAGGCATCGAGTACCAGAAGCCGCGCCCTAGAGGCGAGCCCATAATATCCCGCCTCATGGCCGAGAGGCTCGTCGTCATCGGCGTCGTGCTAGCATTGGGCACCCTTGCCATCTATACCTGGGAGCTCGAGCGTGGGGTGAGCATTGACAAGGCCAGGACTGCGGCGCTCACGACTTTAGTGCTATACCAGCTCTTCAACGTGTTTAACGCCCGCTCCGAGACCAGGTCCGCCTTTAGGATGAGCCCGCTTTCGAACCCCTTCTTATTTTTCAGCATCGTCGCCTCGATCATAGCGCAGGTGGCGGCAATCTACTGGGAACCCCTACAGTTCATGTTTCGGACTACTCCCCTGGAGCTGGCCGACTGGCTCGTCATCATACCGGTGGCCATGACCGTCATCCTGGTGGTGGAGGCGGAAAAGGCCCTGAGACGCCTTATAAAGAAAGGTTAG
- a CDS encoding radical SAM/SPASM domain-containing protein has product MRLRILRVRLRVVRLRLRLRRRRRRLHMIKTRIDNTRLHLREEADGTGMLIINASSILYLDKIGMDYVRHYIRYSRKKPLIGSVRDNVVWRMMLKYKVKKKQAEADYDRLQSIIWGVTQGNACPFTCFDVKIKEPQYGLMKSPIRIDLALTYRCNNDCSHCYAGGPRQTKELGTEEWKKIIKKSVDFEVPNVVFTGGEPLLRDDLEELIAYAEGLDVVTGLITNGRLLTKERVASLKRAGLDYVQITIESPDPAIHDKMCGAASFEETVAGIKNCVGELYTTTNTTITRQNYMTVGELVPFLHGLGVKKFGLNAVIRAGKGTETEGLAPEELKEMLPDVINKANALGMEFIWYTPTKYHKLNPVEMGLGIKSCSAARLTLAVEPDGSVLPCQSYFKPLGNALKDDFRAMWDSDLARCLRSHSFAPERCRSCIQFPMCGGGCPLDLACGF; this is encoded by the coding sequence ATGCGCCTGCGTATCCTGCGCGTGCGCCTGCGTGTCGTGCGCCTGCGCCTGCGCCTGCGCCGGCGGAGGAGGCGGCTGCACATGATCAAGACGAGGATAGACAATACCCGCCTTCACCTCAGGGAGGAGGCGGATGGCACGGGGATGCTCATCATAAACGCGTCTAGCATCCTGTACCTTGATAAGATTGGCATGGACTATGTTAGGCACTATATACGCTACTCGCGCAAGAAGCCGTTGATAGGCAGCGTCCGCGACAACGTGGTATGGCGAATGATGCTAAAATATAAGGTAAAGAAAAAGCAGGCCGAGGCGGACTATGACCGCCTGCAGTCGATAATATGGGGCGTAACTCAGGGCAACGCCTGCCCGTTCACCTGCTTTGACGTGAAAATAAAGGAGCCCCAGTATGGCCTGATGAAATCCCCCATCCGCATAGACCTGGCATTGACCTACCGCTGTAACAATGATTGCTCTCATTGCTATGCTGGTGGCCCGCGGCAGACTAAGGAGCTGGGCACGGAGGAGTGGAAGAAGATCATCAAGAAGTCTGTGGACTTCGAGGTGCCCAACGTCGTCTTCACCGGCGGCGAGCCGCTCTTAAGGGACGACCTGGAAGAGCTGATAGCTTATGCCGAGGGCCTTGACGTGGTGACGGGGCTGATAACGAACGGCCGCCTTCTCACGAAGGAGCGGGTGGCCTCGCTGAAGAGGGCGGGGCTGGACTACGTCCAGATAACCATAGAGTCGCCCGACCCCGCCATCCACGATAAGATGTGTGGCGCCGCATCCTTCGAGGAGACGGTGGCTGGCATCAAGAATTGCGTCGGCGAGCTTTATACGACCACGAATACCACGATTACCAGGCAGAACTATATGACGGTGGGAGAGCTAGTGCCATTTTTACACGGGCTGGGCGTGAAAAAGTTCGGGCTGAACGCGGTGATACGCGCCGGAAAGGGCACTGAGACCGAGGGCTTGGCTCCAGAGGAGCTGAAGGAGATGTTGCCCGATGTCATAAATAAGGCGAACGCGCTGGGCATGGAGTTCATCTGGTACACTCCCACGAAGTACCATAAGCTCAACCCGGTTGAGATGGGTTTGGGGATTAAGTCTTGCTCCGCCGCCAGGCTCACCTTGGCCGTGGAGCCAGATGGCAGCGTCCTGCCCTGCCAGTCATACTTTAAGCCGCTTGGCAATGCCCTCAAGGACGACTTCAGGGCGATGTGGGACTCTGACCTCGCCAGATGTCTGCGCAGCCATAGCTTCGCCCCGGAGCGGTGCCGCTCCTGTATCCAGTTCCCCATGTGCGGCGGCGGATGCCCCCTCGACCTCGCCTGCGGCTTCTAA
- the purM gene encoding phosphoribosylformylglycinamidine cyclo-ligase yields MQGSERHMTYAGAGVDIDRLDEIKSGIIKKGLTYRRRGFGAPMGDVGHYAGLIDMGLFALAMTTDGVGTKLIIADAMKKWDTVGIDCVAMNVNDLYTMGVEPLAFVDYISIERPDDELIRQVMIGLNEGARQANISIIGGETAALPDIIKGFDLAGTCVGYVEKDKVVTGESIEAGDVVIGLPSSGVHSNGYSLVRKVIKEAGLKYTDPLPYDSSTTIGEELLKPTRIYAEVVPIFKKYRVKGMAHITGGGLLNLRRITKYGFDFNDPLPVPPIFTWLQKLGGIEDTEMYRTFNMGMGYVIITDKDNAGAIVKMTDGKIVGRIVEEGCVIRGIRLW; encoded by the coding sequence ATGCAAGGCTCAGAGAGGCACATGACCTACGCCGGGGCGGGCGTGGACATAGACAGGCTGGACGAGATAAAGTCGGGCATCATCAAGAAGGGGTTGACGTATAGGCGAAGGGGCTTCGGGGCGCCAATGGGAGATGTAGGCCACTATGCTGGTCTAATAGATATGGGCTTGTTTGCGCTGGCCATGACCACGGATGGAGTTGGGACGAAGCTCATCATCGCCGATGCCATGAAGAAGTGGGACACGGTGGGCATAGACTGCGTGGCGATGAACGTGAACGATCTTTATACAATGGGCGTGGAGCCTCTGGCTTTTGTAGACTATATTTCAATTGAGAGGCCCGACGATGAGCTGATAAGGCAGGTCATGATAGGCCTCAATGAAGGGGCCAGGCAGGCCAACATTTCCATAATAGGCGGGGAGACCGCAGCTCTGCCAGATATCATCAAGGGCTTCGACCTCGCCGGAACCTGTGTGGGCTATGTGGAAAAGGATAAGGTCGTTACGGGCGAGTCAATCGAGGCCGGCGACGTGGTGATAGGGTTGCCATCAAGCGGCGTCCACTCGAATGGATATAGCCTCGTGCGCAAGGTCATAAAAGAGGCGGGCCTTAAGTACACGGACCCTCTTCCTTATGATAGCTCAACGACTATAGGAGAAGAGCTGCTAAAGCCCACCAGGATCTACGCCGAAGTGGTCCCAATTTTCAAGAAATACAGGGTCAAGGGCATGGCCCATATCACCGGCGGAGGCCTCCTGAACCTCAGGCGTATAACAAAGTACGGCTTTGACTTTAACGACCCTCTCCCCGTGCCGCCAATCTTCACATGGCTCCAGAAGCTCGGAGGTATAGAGGATACGGAGATGTACAGGACATTCAACATGGGGATGGGCTACGTGATCATTACTGACAAAGACAACGCGGGGGCCATCGTAAAGATGACGGATGGCAAGATCGTCGGACGCATCGTGGAAGAAGGCTGCGTGATACGCGGCATAAGGCTCTGGTAA